The following proteins come from a genomic window of Helicobacter sp. MIT 99-5507:
- the rpsK gene encoding 30S ribosomal protein S11 translates to MAKTNTKTNTRKKSVKKNIARGIVHISATFNNTSVTITDEMGNVLCWSTAGALGFKGSKKSTPYAAQQSVEAALMKAKECGIKEVGIKVQGPGSGRETAIKSVGSIEGIKVLWLKDVTPLPHNGCRPPKRRRV, encoded by the coding sequence ATGGCTAAGACTAATACAAAAACGAATACAAGAAAAAAATCTGTAAAAAAGAATATAGCTAGAGGTATTGTTCATATATCTGCTACCTTTAATAATACTTCTGTAACTATTACTGATGAAATGGGTAATGTTTTATGCTGGAGTACTGCGGGTGCACTTGGATTTAAAGGTTCTAAGAAATCAACACCTTATGCTGCTCAACAATCTGTAGAAGCTGCGTTAATGAAAGCAAAAGAGTGTGGTATTAAAGAGGTTGGTATAAAAGTGCAAGGACCTGGGAGTGGTAGAGAGACTGCTATAAAAAGCGTTGGTTCTATTGAAGGCATTAAAGTTTTATGGTTGAAGGATGTTACACCATTGCCACATAATGGTTGCAGACCACCTAAAAGAAGAAGAGTGTAA
- the rplQ gene encoding 50S ribosomal protein L17 has translation MRHGNDYRKLGRTSSHRKALLKNLSIALIKYEKIETGLFKSKELQSFIEKLITQAKAGDSNAHRQVFAKLQDKIATKKLILEIAPRYTQRNGGYTSIHRTALRRGDAAPMAIIEFVK, from the coding sequence ATGAGACATGGTAATGATTATAGAAAGCTTGGAAGAACATCATCTCATAGGAAAGCATTATTAAAAAATCTTTCTATTGCATTAATAAAATATGAAAAGATTGAGACAGGATTATTTAAATCTAAAGAATTACAATCTTTTATTGAAAAGCTGATAACTCAAGCAAAAGCTGGTGATAGTAATGCACATAGACAAGTATTTGCTAAGTTGCAAGATAAAATAGCTACAAAAAAACTCATTTTAGAGATTGCACCTAGATATACACAAAGAAATGGTGGCTATACTTCTATTCATAGGACTGCACTTAGAAGAGGTGATGCTGCTCCTATGGCTATAATTGAATTTGTAAAATAA
- a CDS encoding DNA-directed RNA polymerase subunit alpha: protein MKTIKIIPFIPTNIDVEQITPNRAKISAYPFETGYAITLAHPIRRLLMSSSVGYSVVGIKIDGVAHEFDSIRGMTEDVSLFIINLRKLQFKLKDPDETSLVVSYSFTGEKVILGGDLKTDKVDVINPEVYIATINDDIKINFSLIINKGIGYVASEYIRGMILDSFIPVDAYFTPVKKITYDIENVLVKDDPTFEKVVFDIETDGRITAIEAFKYAISVMYKQMSIFSQELNVMDSSIKGVEEEPSEAKILFQKIDSLNLSARCSNCFDKIGLKYIGELVLMEESELKNIKNLGKRSYDEITNKLKEIGYQVGAKLPNNIRDLLLKKFDKQNKDIV from the coding sequence ATGAAAACTATTAAAATAATTCCTTTTATTCCTACAAATATAGATGTAGAACAAATTACTCCAAATAGAGCAAAAATATCTGCATATCCTTTTGAAACTGGATATGCAATAACTTTGGCTCACCCAATTAGAAGACTTTTAATGTCTAGTTCTGTAGGTTATTCTGTAGTTGGGATAAAAATTGATGGCGTTGCTCATGAATTTGATTCTATAAGAGGCATGACAGAGGATGTATCTTTATTTATCATAAACTTAAGAAAACTACAATTTAAACTAAAAGATCCAGATGAAACAAGTCTTGTTGTTAGCTACTCTTTTACTGGAGAAAAGGTTATTCTTGGTGGTGACTTGAAAACTGATAAAGTTGATGTAATCAATCCAGAAGTATATATCGCTACCATAAATGATGATATTAAAATCAATTTTTCTCTTATTATAAATAAAGGCATAGGTTATGTAGCTAGTGAATATATAAGAGGTATGATATTAGATTCTTTTATACCGGTTGATGCGTATTTCACTCCAGTAAAAAAGATTACATATGATATAGAAAATGTTCTTGTTAAAGATGATCCTACATTTGAAAAAGTTGTATTTGATATAGAAACCGATGGTAGAATTACTGCTATTGAGGCATTTAAATATGCTATTTCTGTTATGTATAAACAAATGAGTATATTTAGTCAAGAATTAAATGTAATGGATTCTTCTATTAAGGGTGTTGAAGAAGAACCAAGTGAAGCTAAAATACTATTCCAAAAAATAGATAGTCTAAATCTTAGTGCTAGATGCTCAAATTGCTTTGATAAGATAGGACTAAAATATATTGGTGAATTAGTTTTGATGGAAGAAAGTGAGCTAAAAAATATTAAGAATCTAGGTAAGAGATCTTATGATGAAATCACTAATAAACTCAAAGAAATAGGTTATCAAGTTGGTGCTAAATTGCCAAATAATATTAGAGATCTTCTTTTAAAAAAATTTGATAAACAAAATAAGGATATTGTATGA
- the dcd gene encoding dCTP deaminase, which yields MGLKSDNWIRKMSLECEMITPFAENQLRKGVISYGVSSYGYDIRVANEYQIFTNINSTIVDPKDFNANNVVHYTGDICIVPPNSFALARTIEYFKIPRNVLAICLGKSTYARCGIIVNVTPFEPEFEGNITIEISNTTPLPAKIYSNEGIAQVLFLEGDEACNTSYKDRNGKYQKQTGITLPKVL from the coding sequence ATGGGTTTAAAATCTGATAACTGGATAAGGAAAATGTCTCTAGAATGTGAGATGATTACACCATTTGCTGAAAATCAACTAAGAAAAGGAGTAATTAGTTATGGTGTAAGCAGCTATGGATATGATATTAGAGTAGCTAATGAATATCAAATATTTACAAATATCAACTCAACAATTGTAGATCCAAAAGATTTCAATGCAAATAATGTAGTGCATTATACAGGCGATATTTGTATAGTCCCGCCAAATTCATTTGCTCTTGCTAGAACAATAGAATATTTTAAGATTCCAAGAAATGTATTAGCAATATGTCTTGGGAAAAGCACATATGCAAGATGTGGAATAATAGTAAATGTAACACCATTTGAACCAGAATTTGAAGGCAATATAACTATTGAAATATCAAATACAACTCCACTCCCTGCAAAAATATATTCAAATGAAGGAATTGCACAAGTATTATTTCTAGAAGGCGATGAAGCATGTAATACTAGCTATAAAGATAGAAATGGTAAATATCAAAAACAAACAGGTATAACATTGCCAAAAGTATTATAA
- the map gene encoding type I methionyl aminopeptidase — translation MSIAIKNLKEIESLRHSNKIVAKALNEVYKHAKAGVTLEELDAIADDFILRHNAKPSFKGLYGFPKSICLSVNNIIIHGIPDSYKLKDGDILGVDIGVEYNGWYGDAAVTFGIGKISNDDENLIKCSKDSLLYAIDNIKVGMRFKQLSALIQDFILSKGYVPLRGFCGHGIGRKPHEEPEIPNYIDTSVMQGPKIKNGMVFCVEPMICNKSGNYKILENKWSVVSEDGLNGSHYEHTIAIVDNKAVILSEE, via the coding sequence ATGTCTATTGCAATAAAGAATCTTAAAGAGATAGAATCTTTAAGACATTCTAATAAGATTGTAGCTAAAGCTTTAAATGAAGTGTATAAACATGCAAAAGCAGGAGTTACTTTAGAAGAACTTGATGCTATTGCAGATGACTTTATCCTGCGACATAATGCAAAGCCATCGTTTAAAGGCTTGTATGGTTTTCCAAAATCTATATGCTTATCAGTAAATAATATAATAATCCATGGTATTCCAGATTCTTATAAACTAAAAGATGGTGATATTTTGGGTGTTGATATTGGTGTAGAGTATAATGGCTGGTATGGCGATGCTGCAGTAACTTTTGGTATTGGTAAAATTTCTAATGATGATGAAAATCTAATCAAATGTTCAAAAGATTCTCTTCTTTATGCCATAGATAATATTAAAGTTGGTATGCGATTTAAACAACTTAGTGCTTTGATTCAAGATTTTATATTATCAAAAGGATATGTTCCACTTCGTGGATTCTGCGGACATGGTATAGGTAGAAAACCTCACGAAGAACCAGAAATACCAAATTATATAGATACAAGTGTGATGCAAGGACCAAAAATAAAAAATGGTATGGTGTTTTGTGTAGAACCAATGATTTGCAATAAAAGTGGAAATTATAAGATTCTAGAAAATAAATGGTCGGTTGTATCAGAAGATGGATTGAATGGTAGTCATTATGAACATACTATTGCGATAGTTGATAATAAAGCAGTTATTTTATCAGAGGAGTAA
- the rpmJ gene encoding 50S ribosomal protein L36, whose product MKVRPSVKKMCDKCKIIKRKGVIRVICVTPKHKQRQG is encoded by the coding sequence ATGAAAGTTCGACCATCTGTAAAAAAAATGTGTGACAAATGTAAGATAATAAAAAGAAAAGGTGTTATTCGTGTAATATGTGTAACTCCAAAACATAAACAAAGACAAGGATAA
- the rpsD gene encoding 30S ribosomal protein S4, with the protein MARYIGPVEKIERRFGVSLDMKGERRLAGKCALNSRKYGPGQHGQSVGKISEYGLQLREKQKAKFMYGISERQFRTIFNEAHRIEGNTGENLIKLLEQRLDNVVYRMGFASTRRFARQLVTHGHILVDGKKINIPSFVLKAGQKVSVREKSINNKQIIRSLELTRQTGIVPWVDVDESKFCGIFTRLPNRDEVVIPVEERLIVELYSK; encoded by the coding sequence ATGGCAAGATATATTGGACCTGTAGAAAAGATTGAGAGACGATTTGGTGTAAGTCTTGATATGAAAGGCGAAAGAAGATTAGCTGGAAAATGTGCTTTGAATTCACGAAAATATGGACCTGGTCAGCATGGACAAAGTGTTGGTAAAATCTCTGAATACGGATTACAACTAAGAGAAAAACAAAAAGCTAAATTTATGTATGGAATCTCAGAAAGACAATTTAGAACAATATTTAATGAAGCTCATAGAATCGAAGGAAACACTGGTGAGAATCTTATCAAATTACTAGAGCAAAGATTAGATAATGTAGTATATAGAATGGGTTTTGCATCAACAAGAAGATTTGCTAGACAATTAGTAACACATGGGCATATTTTAGTTGATGGTAAAAAAATCAATATACCTTCATTTGTCCTTAAAGCTGGTCAAAAGGTTAGTGTTAGAGAAAAGAGTATCAATAATAAACAAATTATTAGATCACTAGAACTGACAAGACAAACAGGTATAGTTCCTTGGGTAGATGTTGATGAGAGTAAATTTTGTGGTATTTTTACAAGATTGCCAAATAGAGATGAAGTCGTTATTCCTGTTGAAGAAAGACTTATTGTTGAGTTATATTCTAAATAA
- the accB gene encoding acetyl-CoA carboxylase biotin carboxyl carrier protein: protein MNMQEIRKLLEMFDNSSSVKLKIINENFEISLEKSGAKLPKLQNVNPVSQVPVSNTQVESADTLSIPQATQVPNKTSVNTEVITSPMVGTFYRAPSPDSAPYVNVGDKVKKGQTIAIIEAMKIMNEIEAEFDCKIIDIIPSDAQSVEFSSELFVIEKI, encoded by the coding sequence ATGAATATGCAAGAAATAAGAAAATTACTTGAAATGTTTGATAATTCTAGTTCTGTAAAATTAAAGATAATAAATGAAAATTTTGAAATATCGCTTGAAAAAAGTGGTGCAAAACTCCCAAAATTACAAAATGTAAATCCTGTTTCACAAGTTCCTGTATCAAATACTCAAGTAGAATCTGCAGATACTTTATCTATACCGCAAGCTACTCAAGTGCCAAATAAAACAAGTGTAAATACAGAAGTGATAACTTCTCCAATGGTTGGCACTTTTTATCGTGCTCCATCGCCAGATTCTGCTCCATATGTAAATGTTGGTGATAAAGTAAAAAAAGGTCAAACAATAGCAATTATTGAAGCTATGAAAATAATGAATGAGATTGAAGCAGAATTTGATTGCAAGATAATTGATATTATCCCATCTGATGCTCAAAGTGTAGAATTTAGTAGTGAATTATTTGTAATCGAGAAGATATAA
- the rpsM gene encoding 30S ribosomal protein S13, translated as MARIAGVDLPKKKRVEYALTYIYGIGLKTSRDILNAVNISFDKRVNDLSEDEVSSIAKKIQESYIVEGDLRKKVTMDIKALMEVGSYRGIRHRKGLPVRGQTTKNNARTRKGKKKTIGSK; from the coding sequence ATGGCTAGAATTGCTGGTGTAGATTTGCCAAAAAAGAAGAGAGTAGAATATGCTCTTACATATATATATGGTATAGGATTAAAAACATCAAGAGATATCCTTAATGCTGTAAATATTTCTTTTGATAAGCGAGTTAATGATCTCAGCGAAGATGAAGTTTCTTCAATTGCAAAAAAGATTCAAGAAAGCTACATTGTTGAGGGTGATTTGCGTAAAAAAGTTACTATGGATATTAAAGCATTAATGGAAGTTGGTAGTTATAGAGGTATTAGACATAGAAAAGGTCTTCCAGTTCGTGGGCAAACAACAAAAAATAATGCCAGAACTAGAAAAGGTAAAAAGAAAACAATAGGCAGCAAGTAG